In Streptomyces sp. NBC_01551, one DNA window encodes the following:
- the purD gene encoding phosphoribosylamine--glycine ligase: MKVLVIGGGAREHALCRSLSLDSDVSALYCAPGNAGIAEVAELRPVDALDGDAVARLATELGVGLVVVGPEAPLVAGVADAVRAAGIPAFGPSAEAAQLEGSKAFAKDVMAAAGVPTARSYVCTTPEEVDEALDAFGAPYVVKDDGLAAGKGVVVTEDLAAARAHALACDRVVIEEFLDGPEVSLFAITDGVTVLPLQPAQDFKRALDGDEGPNTGGMGAYSPLPWADPKLVDEVMASVLQPTVDELRRRGTPFSGLLYAGLAITSRGVRVIEFNARFGDPETQVVLARLRTPLARVLLHAANGTLDTEPPLNWRDDAAVTVVIASHNYPDTPRTGDPIEGLAEVAAEDAPEAYVLHAGTRHEGDAVVSAGGRVLSVTATGADLAQARERAYKAVGRIRLDGSQHRTDIAAKAAEGR, encoded by the coding sequence GTGAAGGTCCTCGTCATCGGCGGCGGCGCCCGCGAACATGCCCTGTGCCGCTCTCTGTCCCTCGACTCCGACGTCTCCGCGCTGTACTGCGCTCCCGGCAACGCCGGCATCGCCGAGGTGGCCGAGCTCCGCCCGGTCGACGCCCTCGACGGTGACGCCGTCGCCCGTCTCGCCACCGAACTCGGTGTCGGCCTGGTCGTCGTCGGCCCGGAGGCCCCGCTGGTCGCGGGCGTCGCCGACGCCGTCCGCGCGGCCGGCATCCCCGCCTTCGGCCCGTCCGCCGAGGCGGCGCAATTGGAGGGCTCCAAGGCGTTCGCCAAGGACGTGATGGCCGCGGCCGGGGTCCCGACCGCGCGCAGCTACGTCTGCACCACCCCGGAAGAGGTGGACGAGGCCCTCGACGCCTTCGGCGCCCCGTACGTCGTCAAGGACGACGGTCTCGCCGCCGGCAAGGGCGTCGTGGTCACCGAGGACCTGGCCGCCGCCCGCGCGCACGCGCTCGCCTGCGACCGGGTCGTCATCGAGGAGTTCCTCGACGGTCCCGAGGTCTCCCTCTTCGCCATCACCGACGGCGTCACCGTGCTGCCGCTCCAGCCCGCGCAGGACTTCAAGCGCGCGCTCGACGGCGACGAGGGCCCCAACACGGGCGGAATGGGCGCCTACTCCCCGCTGCCCTGGGCCGACCCGAAGCTGGTCGACGAGGTCATGGCGAGCGTCCTGCAGCCGACGGTGGACGAGCTCCGCCGCCGCGGCACCCCGTTCTCCGGCCTGCTCTACGCCGGTCTCGCGATCACCTCGCGCGGCGTCCGCGTCATCGAGTTCAACGCCCGCTTCGGCGACCCGGAGACCCAGGTCGTCCTGGCCCGGCTGCGCACCCCGCTCGCGCGGGTGCTGCTGCACGCCGCCAACGGCACCCTGGACACCGAGCCCCCGCTCAACTGGCGCGACGACGCGGCCGTCACGGTGGTCATCGCCTCGCACAACTACCCCGACACCCCGCGCACCGGGGACCCGATCGAGGGCCTGGCCGAGGTGGCCGCCGAGGACGCGCCCGAGGCGTACGTCCTGCACGCCGGCACCCGCCACGAGGGCGACGCGGTCGTCAGCGCGGGTGGCCGCGTGCTGTCGGTGACGGCGACGGGTGCCGATCTGGCGCAGGCCCGCGAGCGGGCGTATAAGGCCGTCGGCCGGATCCGGCTGGACGGCTCGCAGCACCGCACGGACATCGCCGCGAAGGCGGCCGAAGGCCGCTGA